The following are encoded together in the Bos taurus isolate L1 Dominette 01449 registration number 42190680 breed Hereford chromosome 10, ARS-UCD2.0, whole genome shotgun sequence genome:
- the OR4F13 gene encoding olfactory receptor family 4 subfamily F member 13, translating into MSGGNHSVVSEFVLLGLSSSWEIQLLLFCFSCLFYMSSMTGNLLIVVTVTSDPYLHSAMYFLLANLSIIDLIFCSIAAPKMICDLFRKQKVISFWGCIAQIFFSHAVGGTEMVLLIAMAFDRYVAVCKPLHYLTIMSPRMCIFILVVAWTIGLTHSLTQLAFVVNLPFCGPNVLDSFYCDLPQLIKLACTDTYKLEFMVTANSGFISLGTFFLLILSYIFILVTLQKHSSGASSKALSTLSSHIIVVVLFFGPLIFFYLSPSPPTHLDKFLAIFDAVLTPFLNPVIYTLRNRQMKMAMRRMFCQLMTFRQKKKH; encoded by the coding sequence ATGAGTGGAGGCAACCACTCTGTAGTGTCTGAGTTTGTGTTGCTGGGACTCTCCAGTTCCTGGGAGATCCAGcttcttcttttttgcttttcatgtCTTTTCTACATGTCAAGTATGACGGGAAACCTCCTTATAGTGGTCACTGTGACATCTGACCCTTACTTACACTCCGCAATGTATTTTCTGTTAGCAAATCTCTCCATCATTGACCTGATATTTTGCTCTATTGCAGCACCCAAGATGATCTGTGATCTTTTCAGGAAGCAAAAAGTCATCTCCTTTTGGGGCTGTATAGCTCAGATCTTCTTTAGCCATGCTGTGGGAGGCACAGAAATGGTGCTGCTCATCGCCATGGCCTTTGACAGATATGTGGCCGTATGTAAGCCTCTCCACTACCTGACCATCATGAGCCCACGaatgtgcatttttattttagtggTTGCCTGGACCATTGGTCTTACTCACTCATTGACTCAACTGGCTTTTGTGGTAAACTTGCCCTTCTGTGGCCCTAATGTCTTGGACAGCTTTTACTGTGACCTTCCTCAGCTCATCAAACTTGCTTGTACAGATACCTATAAACTGGAGTTCATGGTCACTGCTAATAGTGGATTCATTTCCTTGGGTACTTTCTTCTTGCTCATCCTGTCTTATATATTCATCTTGGTCACTCTTCAGAAACACTCCTCAGGTGCTTCATCCAAGGCTCTTTCCACTCTGTCATCTCATATTATTGTGGTGGTTCTGTTCTTTGgtccactgatttttttctatctgtcaccctctcctccaacACATCTGGATAAATTTCTAGCCATATTTGATGCAGTTTTAACTCCTTTTCTCAATCCAGTCATCTACACACTCAGGAACAGACAGATGAAGATGGCAATGAGGAGAATGTTCTGCCAGCTTATGActtttaggcaaaaaaaaaaacactag